In Cynocephalus volans isolate mCynVol1 chromosome 16, mCynVol1.pri, whole genome shotgun sequence, the following proteins share a genomic window:
- the LOC134364684 gene encoding zinc finger protein 345-like has translation MLETYSNLVSLGYCLSKPEMILKLEKGAEPWIIKEHPNQSLPDVQIVNDLIERSQESHGRYLWQGVIINGNQSAEERVELGKSVNAYSMDTLNLVINNENYSGVRHEEFNKCQNAVLPETDAMCAGQKPYEHNISEESHSHHEHLSQHPKIPAGQLYEYSGNRQSSNTLPIIFPYNKIHMGETTCKYSEYGKACNESCVIAQEIAQVGKKTFQCVVCLKIFYKNARLTQHQIIHTGEKHDKYSECQESIIKQSHHISYQGTSTGKAFVQKSALKRHQRIHKSKTTYECKENSKAFNQMSAFSMHWRTHPGDKPYKCNGCRKTFNKLSFRMHQCTPTGKTPYECKECGKAFKQKSHLNRHQRIHTGEKQYECKECGKAFKQKSHLRLHENIHTCEKPYECRECGKAFKLKSQLCRHQNIHTGEKPYECKKCGKAFKQNSHLSIHQRIHTGEKPYECKECGKAFKRKSHLRLHESIHSGEKPYECKECGKAFKRKSHLRLHQRIHTGEKPYECKECGKAFKRMSHLRLHESIHTGEKPYECKECGKAFKLKSHLCRHQRIHTSKTPYECKECGKAFNQKSHLSIHQRVHTGEKPYECKECGKTFNQSSHLRLHQRIHTGEKPYKCKECGKMFNQKSYLSIHQRVHSGEKPYECKECGKMFNEKSHLSIHQRVHTGEKPYECKECGKAFNRKSHLRLHQRIHTGEKPYECKECGKAFKLKSHICRHQRIHTGEKPYECKECRKAFNQKLCLNKHQRTHTGEKPYECNECGKAFTQTSHLKRHQRIHTGEKPYECEECGKAFNQKSHLRLHQRIHTVEKPCECK, from the exons atgctggagacctacagcaaCCTGGTGTCATTGG GGTACTGCCTTAGTAAACCTGAGATGATCCTCAAGTTGGAGAAAGGAGCAGAGCCATGGATAATAAAAGAACACCCAAACCAGAGCCTCCCAG atGTCCAGATAGTCAACGACCTAATTGAGAGGAGCCAAGAAAGTCATGGTAGATACTTGTGGCAAGGTGTAATCATCAATGGCAACCAATCAGCTGAGGAGAGAGTGGAGTTAGGAAAATCAGTGAATGCATATTCAATGGATACTTTAAATCTggttataaataatgaaaactatTCAGGAGTGAGGCATGAGGAGTTTAACAAATGTCAGAATGCAGTTCTTCCAGAGACAGATGCCATGTGTGCTGGACAGAAACCTTATGAGCATAACATATCTGAGGAATCACACAGTCATCATGAGCATCTCAGTCAGCATCCTAAGATTCCAGCTGGGCAACTTTATGAATATAGTGGAAACAGACAATCCTCCAATACATTGCCAATAATATTTCCATATAACAAAATTCATATGGGTGAGACCACTTGTAAATATAGTGAATATGGGAAAGCCTGTAATGAGTCATGTGTCATTGCCCAAGAGATAGCTCAGGTAGGGAAGAAAACTTTTCAATGTgttgtatgtttgaaaatattctataaaaatgCTAGACTTACTCAACATCAGATtatacacacaggagagaagcatGATAAATACAGTGAGTGTCAGGAATCTATTATTAAGCAATCACACCATATCTCATATCAGGGAACATCTACAGGGAAAGCTTTTGTCCAAAAATCAGCCCTCAagaggcatcagagaattcacaaaagtaaaacaacatatgaatgtaaggaaaattcaaaagcttttaaccaaatgTCAGCCTTCAGCATGCATTGGAGAACTCACCCAGGTGATAAGCCGTACAAATGTAATGGATGTAGAAAAACATTTAACAAGTTATCCTTCAGGATGCATCAGTGTACTCCAACAGGGAAAACaccttatgaatgtaaagaatgtggaaaagcttttaagcaAAAGTCACACCTCAAccggcatcagagaattcacacaggtgagaaacaatatgaatgtaaagaatgtggaaaagcttttaagcaAAAGTCACACCTCAGACTGCATGAGAACATTCACACatgtgagaaaccatatgaatgtagagaatgtggaaaagcttttaagttAAAATCACAACTCTGCAGGCATCAGAatattcacacaggtgagaaaccatatgagtgtaagaaatgtgggaaagcttttaagCAAAACTCACacctcagcattcatcagagaattcacacaggtgagaaaccatatgaatgtaaagaatgtggaaaagcttttaagcgAAAGTCACACCTCAGACTGCATGAGAGCATTCActcaggtgagaaaccatatgaatgtaaagaatgtggaaaagcttttaagcgAAAGTCACACCTCAGgctgcatcagagaattcacacaggtgagaaaccatatgaatgtaaagaatgtggaaaagcttttaagcgAATGTCACACCTCAGACTGCATGAGAGcattcacacaggagagaaaccatatgaatgtaaagaatgtggaaaagcttttaagttAAAGTCACACCTctgcaggcatcagagaattcacacaagCAAGACAccatatgaatgcaaagaatgtggaaaagctttcaaccaaaagtcacacctcagcattcACCAGAgagttcacacaggtgagaaaccatatgaatgtaaagaatgtggaaaaacttttaaccaaAGTTCACACCTCAGactgcatcagagaattcacacaggtgagaaaccatataaatgtaaagaatgtggaaaaatgttTAACCAAAAGTCATACCTCAGCATTCACCAGAGAGTTCActcaggtgagaaaccatatgaatgtaaagaatgtggaaaaatgtttaatgaaaagtcacacctcagcattcACCAGAgagttcacacaggtgagaaaccatatgaatgtaaagaatgtggaaaagcttttaatcgAAAGTCACACCTCAGactgcatcagagaattcacacaggtgagaaaccatatgaatgtaaagaatgtggaaaagcttttaagttAAAGTCACACATCTGCAGGCATCAGAggattcacacaggtgagaaaccatatgaatgtaaagaatgcagaaaagcttttaaccaaaagttgTGCCTCAACAAGCATCAGAGAACACACAcgggtgagaaaccatatgaatgtaacgaatgtggaaaagcttttaccCAAACGTCACACCTCAagaggcatcagagaattcacacaggagagaaaccatatgaatgtgaagaatgtggaaaagcttttaatcaaaagtcacacctcaggctgcatcagagaattcacacagttgagaaaccatgtgaatgtaagtga